In one Polaribacter sp. ALD11 genomic region, the following are encoded:
- a CDS encoding GLPGLI family protein, with protein sequence MLKKILVLTFSLIIYSTYSQKKTINVYQLEYQRKLTFEDTPTNPFISSFEYIKFIELNKSIYKKIKKNRNSNILKKDKKQGTVVDFYPTGKNISTVFKNYKKNEFYSKHEVAYKYFVVKDKLDVFDWSVLNNTKEILGYNCQLATMDYRGRKYEAWFTTDLPVGGPWKYDGLPGMILEIKSKDNFIAFKATRIKNAAIELDNLKNPFKLKKAITWTEFKALYKRKAMELINYRPDESFIGVESSRGGIELYINKDDEEYNNALKKLPKTRKN encoded by the coding sequence ATGCTGAAAAAAATCTTAGTTCTAACGTTTTCCTTAATTATTTATAGTACTTATTCTCAAAAAAAAACAATTAATGTTTATCAATTAGAATATCAGAGAAAATTAACTTTTGAAGATACCCCGACAAACCCCTTTATTTCTTCTTTTGAGTACATTAAATTTATAGAGTTAAATAAATCTATTTATAAAAAAATCAAGAAAAACAGAAACTCTAACATTTTAAAAAAAGATAAAAAACAAGGTACTGTTGTTGATTTTTATCCAACAGGAAAAAATATAAGTACAGTTTTTAAAAATTATAAAAAAAATGAATTTTACTCTAAACATGAAGTCGCATACAAATATTTTGTTGTTAAAGATAAATTAGATGTTTTTGACTGGAGTGTTTTGAATAATACAAAAGAAATATTAGGTTATAATTGTCAATTAGCTACCATGGATTATAGGGGAAGAAAATATGAAGCATGGTTTACAACAGACTTACCTGTTGGAGGCCCTTGGAAATATGATGGTCTACCAGGTATGATTTTAGAGATTAAATCAAAAGATAATTTTATAGCTTTTAAAGCTACCAGAATAAAGAATGCTGCAATAGAGTTAGACAATCTAAAGAATCCATTTAAACTTAAAAAAGCTATTACTTGGACTGAATTTAAAGCTTTGTATAAGAGAAAAGCTATGGAACTTATTAATTACAGACCGGATGAAAGTTTTATTGGGGTTGAATCTTCTAGAGGTGGTATTGAACTTTATATTAATAAAGATGACGAAGAATACAACAATGCATTAAAAAAATTACCTAAAACGCGTAAAAATTAA
- a CDS encoding phosphoenolpyruvate carboxylase — translation MSGLSKLSRFNENVLSKYQIYNSIFMTLPFDTISNTGVLLPLFHKLCEKGFQEGKNPTEIVNTFFSKYQENPTEKEKTDLLFRFIQYIERQVVLFDAIEDAAFPVVNNMDGIGTLRNSKETAILSDKKEALKAHLEDFKVRVVLTAHPTQFYPGSVLGIITDLDQAIQNDDLLLIKKLLAQLGKTPFYKKAKPSPYDEAISLIWYLENVFYHSISKIYNYIQNNIYDGNPMDNEIIDLGFWPGGDRDGNPFVTTQITLDVAEKLRQSILRSYYRDVKRLKRRFTFDGVQEILARVEKRLYKHVVRSYSKVNFSQKILLEELSNARQIVADKHQSLFIEELDDFINKVRIFGFHFATLDIRQDSRVHHQAFTQIVKDLHTIGDSTFPKNYEHLSEEEQIEILAAAKGSIDPKTLTDDTSVSTIESMYALKQIQKRNGERGANRYIISNNQTALNVMETFAMLNLCGFENGLPVDVIPLFETVEDLQNAEEVMRTLYSNRTYRYHLEKRKNKQTIMLGFSDGTKDGGYLMANWGIFKAKEALTEVSREFDIEVIFFDGRGGPPARGGGKTHQFYASLGPTIEDKEIQLTVQGQTISSNFGTQNSAQYNLEQLLSSGIKNDIFTKDQLNDDNRKLIEDMAETSYKTYVDFKNHPQFLPYLEKMSTLKYYAKTNIGSRPSKRSSSATLDFSALRAIPFVGSWSQLKQNVPGFFGVGTALKKYEDAGRFDEIVEFYNASDFFKTLLENSMMSLTKSFFELTAYMADDAEFGEFWKLIFEEYKTTKRLLLKLTGHKVLMENFPIGKASIEIREQIVLPLLTIQQFALKQIQELQSSDENAAKIEVYEKMVMRSLFGNINASRNSA, via the coding sequence ATGTCAGGATTATCTAAACTTTCTCGTTTTAATGAAAATGTGTTGTCTAAATATCAAATTTACAACAGTATTTTTATGACCTTACCTTTCGACACCATTAGCAATACTGGTGTGTTACTACCCTTATTTCATAAATTGTGTGAAAAAGGATTTCAAGAAGGAAAAAATCCGACAGAAATTGTAAATACCTTCTTTAGTAAGTACCAAGAAAATCCTACAGAAAAAGAGAAAACAGATTTATTATTTCGTTTTATTCAGTACATAGAGCGCCAAGTAGTTTTGTTTGATGCTATTGAAGACGCTGCTTTTCCCGTGGTAAATAATATGGACGGAATTGGCACGCTTAGAAACTCTAAAGAAACTGCAATTTTAAGTGATAAAAAAGAAGCTTTAAAAGCCCATTTAGAAGATTTTAAAGTTCGTGTGGTTTTAACAGCGCACCCAACACAATTTTACCCTGGAAGTGTTTTAGGTATTATTACAGATTTAGATCAAGCGATTCAGAATGATGATTTATTACTGATAAAAAAATTGTTAGCTCAATTAGGAAAAACGCCGTTTTATAAAAAAGCGAAACCGTCTCCTTATGATGAAGCGATCAGCTTAATTTGGTATTTAGAAAATGTATTTTATCATTCTATCAGTAAAATATATAACTACATTCAAAACAATATTTATGATGGAAATCCTATGGATAATGAAATTATAGACCTTGGTTTTTGGCCTGGTGGAGACAGAGATGGAAATCCGTTTGTTACCACACAAATTACATTAGATGTTGCAGAAAAACTACGTCAATCTATTTTAAGAAGCTACTACAGAGATGTAAAAAGGTTAAAGAGACGTTTTACTTTTGATGGGGTTCAAGAAATATTAGCAAGAGTAGAAAAAAGACTTTACAAACACGTTGTTAGAAGTTATAGTAAAGTCAACTTTTCTCAAAAAATATTATTAGAAGAACTCTCTAATGCTAGACAGATTGTAGCAGATAAACACCAATCTTTGTTTATCGAAGAGTTAGATGATTTTATAAATAAAGTAAGAATTTTCGGTTTTCACTTTGCAACATTAGATATTAGACAAGACAGTAGAGTGCATCACCAAGCATTTACACAAATTGTAAAAGACTTGCATACTATTGGTGACAGTACTTTTCCTAAAAATTACGAACATTTATCTGAAGAAGAACAAATAGAAATTTTAGCGGCCGCAAAAGGAAGCATCGATCCTAAAACCTTAACAGACGACACTTCTGTAAGCACCATAGAATCTATGTATGCTTTGAAACAGATTCAGAAAAGAAACGGAGAACGTGGTGCAAACCGTTACATTATTAGCAACAACCAAACGGCGTTAAATGTAATGGAAACTTTTGCGATGTTGAATCTATGTGGCTTTGAAAATGGGTTACCGGTAGATGTAATTCCGCTTTTTGAAACTGTAGAAGATTTGCAGAATGCAGAAGAAGTAATGAGAACCTTGTATTCAAATAGAACGTACAGATATCATTTAGAAAAAAGAAAAAACAAACAAACCATTATGCTAGGTTTCTCTGACGGGACAAAAGATGGTGGCTATTTAATGGCAAACTGGGGAATTTTTAAAGCAAAAGAGGCGCTTACAGAAGTTTCTAGAGAATTTGATATTGAAGTTATTTTCTTTGACGGACGTGGTGGACCACCTGCTCGTGGAGGTGGAAAAACACACCAATTTTATGCTTCTTTAGGACCTACAATTGAAGACAAAGAAATTCAATTAACTGTGCAAGGACAAACCATTAGCTCTAACTTCGGAACACAAAATTCTGCTCAATATAATTTAGAACAATTATTAAGTTCTGGTATTAAGAATGATATTTTCACAAAAGATCAATTAAATGATGACAATAGAAAATTGATTGAAGATATGGCTGAAACAAGCTATAAAACTTATGTTGATTTTAAAAATCATCCGCAGTTTTTACCGTATTTAGAAAAAATGAGTACGTTAAAATATTATGCTAAAACAAATATTGGTAGCAGACCAAGTAAGCGTTCTAGTTCTGCTACGTTAGATTTTTCTGCCTTAAGAGCCATCCCTTTTGTAGGAAGTTGGAGCCAATTAAAACAAAACGTTCCTGGTTTCTTTGGTGTAGGAACTGCACTTAAAAAATATGAAGATGCTGGTCGGTTTGATGAAATTGTAGAATTTTACAACGCTTCAGATTTCTTTAAAACGCTGCTAGAAAATAGTATGATGAGTTTGACCAAATCTTTCTTTGAATTGACTGCATACATGGCAGATGATGCTGAGTTTGGTGAATTTTGGAAACTGATTTTCGAAGAATACAAAACGACTAAGAGATTACTTTTAAAACTTACAGGACATAAAGTATTAATGGAAAACTTCCCTATTGGAAAAGCTTCCATTGAAATTAGAGAGCAAATTGTCTTACCTCTTTTAACCATTCAGCAATTTGCTTTAAAACAAATTCAAGAATTACAATCTTCAGACGAAAATGCAGCTAAGATTGAAGTTTATGAAAAAATGGTGATGCGTTCTTTATTCGGTAATATTAATGCAAGTAGAAACTCTGCTTAA
- a CDS encoding protein-disulfide reductase DsbD, translated as MKKIFSFFLLFTVLSIFSQTENNPIVWEASINKISDTEYDAVFTAKLLQEWHLYSQYNPEDASQALEIIIPEGKTGYKLVGKAKESKTDKEYSEIWEKEEIFFKDNATITQRIAIVNADISSVTLEIYGQICKQACIQIEESFSFPLDGKKLEKEVVVLDDKSKNLTQALKLDLKNTALLKAGTKTDDGSGDSLFNIFLLGFAGGLFALLTPCVFPMIPLTVSFFTKQSQSKSKGIFNAILYGVFIVIIYILLSIPFHLIDGLDPNILNTISTNIWLNIFFFVILVFFSLSFFGFYEITLPSSWGNKMDSASNVGGVVGIFFMALTLAIISFSCTGPILGSLLAGSLGTVGNPAFQLSAGMTGFGLALALPFALFALFPNLLNALPKSGGWLNTTKVVLGFLELAFAFKFLSNSDLVGHWDILKREVFIGIWIVIFLGLALYLFGKIKFPHDSPLKKLSFFRASFGVLVIAFVIYLIPGTLKDPTWNLNALSGFPPPQFYSIYEQESDCPLGLDCYKDFDEGLQVAKETNKPILLDFTGWACVNCRKMEENVWSDPAVYNIIKNEYVLISLYVDDNEKELPKAAQFDFKKANGKIKKIKTYGDKWSTFQVINFKNASQPYYILMNADLEILNSPQKYTDIETYKSWLEKGIENYKK; from the coding sequence ATGAAGAAGATTTTTTCCTTTTTTCTACTTTTTACAGTGCTTTCTATTTTTTCACAAACAGAAAACAATCCTATTGTTTGGGAAGCATCTATCAATAAAATTTCAGACACTGAATACGACGCCGTTTTTACAGCCAAACTTTTACAAGAATGGCATTTGTACTCGCAATACAACCCAGAAGATGCTTCACAAGCTTTAGAAATTATAATTCCCGAAGGTAAAACTGGCTACAAATTAGTTGGAAAAGCCAAAGAAAGCAAAACAGATAAAGAGTATTCAGAAATCTGGGAAAAAGAAGAAATTTTCTTCAAAGACAATGCTACGATTACACAACGAATAGCAATAGTAAATGCTGATATTTCATCAGTTACATTAGAAATATATGGGCAAATTTGTAAGCAAGCTTGTATTCAAATAGAAGAATCTTTTTCTTTTCCTTTAGATGGTAAAAAACTAGAAAAAGAGGTTGTTGTTTTAGATGACAAAAGTAAAAACCTAACACAAGCACTAAAATTAGATTTAAAGAACACCGCTTTATTAAAAGCAGGAACTAAAACTGATGATGGATCTGGTGACTCGCTATTTAATATTTTTCTTTTAGGTTTTGCTGGTGGTTTATTCGCTTTATTAACTCCGTGTGTGTTTCCAATGATTCCTTTAACGGTTTCATTCTTCACAAAACAATCTCAAAGTAAAAGTAAAGGAATTTTTAACGCCATTTTATATGGTGTTTTTATTGTAATTATTTACATACTTTTAAGCATACCTTTTCATCTAATTGATGGTTTAGACCCAAATATTTTAAATACTATTTCTACCAATATCTGGTTAAATATTTTCTTCTTTGTTATTTTAGTGTTCTTTTCATTGTCCTTTTTTGGCTTTTACGAAATAACATTACCAAGTTCTTGGGGAAATAAAATGGATTCTGCCTCTAACGTTGGTGGGGTTGTTGGTATTTTCTTTATGGCATTAACGTTGGCAATTATCTCTTTTTCTTGTACCGGACCAATTTTAGGTTCTCTTTTAGCTGGTTCTCTTGGTACAGTTGGTAATCCTGCATTTCAGCTTTCTGCTGGTATGACAGGTTTCGGACTCGCTTTGGCGTTGCCTTTTGCTTTATTTGCTTTGTTTCCTAATTTATTAAATGCTTTACCAAAGTCTGGTGGTTGGTTAAATACAACCAAAGTAGTTTTAGGTTTTTTAGAATTGGCATTTGCTTTTAAATTTTTATCAAACTCAGATTTAGTTGGTCATTGGGACATTTTAAAACGTGAAGTTTTTATTGGTATTTGGATTGTTATTTTCTTAGGATTGGCGTTGTATCTATTCGGGAAAATTAAATTTCCGCATGACTCTCCACTTAAAAAACTATCTTTCTTTAGAGCTTCTTTTGGTGTATTAGTTATTGCTTTTGTAATCTATTTAATTCCTGGAACGTTAAAAGACCCAACATGGAATTTGAATGCGTTAAGTGGTTTTCCACCACCACAATTTTATAGTATTTATGAGCAAGAATCAGACTGCCCATTAGGTTTAGATTGTTATAAAGATTTTGATGAAGGCCTGCAAGTTGCAAAAGAAACAAATAAACCAATTTTATTAGACTTTACAGGTTGGGCTTGTGTAAACTGTAGAAAAATGGAAGAAAATGTTTGGAGCGATCCTGCAGTTTATAACATTATTAAAAATGAATATGTTCTGATCTCATTGTACGTAGATGATAATGAAAAAGAGCTTCCGAAGGCAGCACAATTCGACTTTAAAAAAGCAAACGGAAAAATAAAGAAAATTAAAACCTACGGAGATAAATGGTCTACGTTTCAGGTAATAAACTTTAAAAATGCTTCACAGCCTTATTATATATTGATGAATGCAGATCTAGAGATTTTAAATTCTCCGCAAAAATATACAGACATAGAAACTTATAAAAGTTGGCTAGAAAAAGGAATTGAAAATTATAAAAAATAA
- a CDS encoding TlpA disulfide reductase family protein — protein MKKIGLLIAIITMVSCKPENKVNYTIVSGKIENATSKKVTIYSRFDTSLMSEIELAEDGTFKDTLKMNSDFYFLREGKNMTDFYAPSGSNTNINYDSKKKDSTLTLAGTTSTINNYLLNKSKTNLAITGDQEEMYLKNEEDFKAHLLKIKTAEEDLLFKTDGIPEDFKINEKKNINYAYLTTLNNYQPYHGYYIKDRSFKASDNFLNELDDLDIDNETDFLFSGNYRNLVSTSLKEKAQKLVEKDSLERDIAYLKTIVAVKSDVIKNKLLYDDARYGITYTENLEEYYALFSKNSTNVENNKKITKDYNKLKSLAKGNPSPNFTDYEDNAGGTKSLEDLKGKYVYIDVWATWCGPCIAEIPSLKQVEKDFHGRNIQFLSISIDVEKDHEKWKKMIVDKELGGMQLMADSDWKSQFIEDYMIKGIPRFILLDPQGNIVNANAPRPSDKKLIETLNGLNL, from the coding sequence ATGAAAAAAATAGGGCTTTTAATAGCAATAATTACAATGGTTTCTTGTAAACCAGAAAACAAAGTAAACTACACCATTGTTTCTGGAAAAATTGAAAATGCAACCTCTAAAAAAGTAACCATATATAGTCGTTTTGACACAAGTTTGATGTCTGAAATCGAGTTAGCTGAAGATGGTACCTTTAAAGATACTCTAAAAATGAATTCAGATTTTTATTTCTTGAGAGAAGGTAAAAATATGACAGACTTTTACGCACCAAGTGGAAGCAATACAAACATTAATTATGATTCAAAAAAGAAAGATTCAACACTTACTTTGGCGGGAACTACAAGTACTATAAACAACTACCTTCTTAACAAAAGCAAAACAAATTTAGCTATTACAGGAGACCAAGAAGAAATGTACTTAAAAAATGAAGAAGATTTTAAAGCTCATTTACTTAAAATAAAAACAGCAGAAGAAGATTTATTATTTAAAACGGATGGCATTCCAGAAGATTTTAAAATTAATGAGAAAAAAAATATTAACTATGCCTATTTAACTACGTTAAACAACTACCAACCTTATCATGGTTACTACATTAAAGATAGAAGTTTTAAGGCTTCTGACAACTTTCTTAATGAACTAGATGATTTGGATATAGATAATGAAACTGACTTTCTTTTTTCTGGAAACTATAGAAACCTTGTAAGTACAAGCTTAAAAGAAAAAGCCCAGAAATTGGTAGAAAAAGATTCTTTAGAAAGAGACATTGCTTATTTAAAAACAATTGTAGCTGTTAAAAGCGACGTAATAAAAAATAAATTATTATATGATGATGCTAGATACGGCATTACTTACACAGAAAATTTAGAAGAATATTATGCACTTTTCTCTAAAAACTCTACAAACGTAGAAAATAATAAAAAAATAACCAAAGACTATAATAAACTAAAATCTTTAGCTAAAGGAAATCCTTCACCAAATTTTACAGATTACGAAGATAATGCAGGTGGCACAAAATCTTTAGAAGACTTAAAAGGAAAATATGTTTACATAGATGTTTGGGCAACTTGGTGCGGACCATGTATTGCAGAAATTCCTTCTTTAAAGCAAGTTGAAAAAGATTTTCATGGTAGAAACATTCAGTTTTTAAGTATTTCTATTGATGTTGAAAAAGATCATGAAAAATGGAAAAAAATGATTGTAGACAAAGAATTAGGCGGTATGCAATTGATGGCCGATAGCGATTGGAAATCTCAATTTATAGAAGATTATATGATCAAAGGAATTCCGCGTTTTATTTTATTAGACCCTCAAGGAAACATTGTAAATGCAAATGCACCAAGACCTTCAGATAAAAAATTAATAGAAACCTTAAATGGTTTAAACCTTTAA
- the tilS gene encoding tRNA lysidine(34) synthetase TilS, with product MLQKLSNHITKNFPFLKDKKLLIAISGGIDSVVLTHNLAALNFNISLAHCNFNLRNTESDLDEKFVTELANTLGIDCFTTSFETKKIAKVNKESTQIAARNLRYTWFEELITTHNFDFVLTAHHADDNLETFLINLTRGSGLDGFTGIPEINGNIVRPFLKFSREEILNFANENAISWREDKSNASTKYVRNKIRHNVLPVLKEINPSLLDTFSKTIENLQESKQIIEDRIADVSKKIVENNCSIALEETKFNIKKIQQLSNPKAYLYQLLEKYHFTEFNDVYNLLSAQSGKQLFSKTHILLKNREFLILSKKNNFSDVSKSQKTTFEIAKNTVEITNPIHLTLEEVNEKSIQNKNTIYVAKALLKFPLILRKWQNGDYFYPSGMKGKKKLSKYFKDEKLSLLEKNNIWLLCNNTGDIIWIIDKRQDNRFGVDTNAEIIKICIKDN from the coding sequence ATGCTTCAAAAACTATCAAATCACATTACCAAAAATTTTCCTTTTCTGAAGGATAAAAAACTATTAATTGCTATTTCTGGCGGAATAGATTCTGTTGTTTTAACTCACAATTTAGCGGCTTTAAACTTTAATATTTCTCTTGCACATTGTAATTTCAATTTAAGAAATACAGAAAGCGATTTAGATGAAAAATTTGTAACAGAATTAGCGAACACCTTAGGTATCGATTGTTTTACAACTTCTTTTGAAACTAAAAAAATAGCAAAAGTAAACAAAGAATCTACACAAATTGCCGCTAGAAACTTACGGTATACTTGGTTTGAAGAACTAATTACCACTCATAATTTTGACTTTGTTTTAACAGCACATCATGCAGATGATAATCTAGAAACGTTTCTAATTAATTTAACTAGAGGAAGTGGTTTAGACGGTTTTACAGGAATTCCTGAAATTAATGGAAATATTGTACGTCCGTTTTTAAAATTTTCTAGAGAAGAAATTCTCAATTTTGCCAATGAGAATGCTATTTCTTGGCGAGAAGATAAAAGCAATGCTTCTACAAAATATGTTCGGAATAAAATTCGCCATAACGTATTGCCTGTTTTAAAGGAAATAAATCCGAGTTTGTTAGATACATTTTCTAAAACAATAGAAAATCTACAAGAAAGTAAGCAAATTATTGAAGATCGAATTGCAGACGTTTCTAAGAAAATAGTTGAGAATAACTGTTCGATTGCACTCGAAGAAACAAAATTCAATATTAAAAAAATTCAGCAATTATCAAATCCGAAAGCATATTTATATCAACTTTTAGAAAAATATCATTTTACCGAGTTTAATGATGTTTACAATTTGCTTTCTGCACAATCTGGCAAACAACTTTTTTCTAAAACGCACATACTTTTAAAGAATAGAGAGTTTTTAATATTATCCAAAAAAAATAACTTTTCTGATGTTTCTAAATCACAGAAAACAACCTTTGAAATAGCTAAAAACACAGTTGAAATTACAAATCCGATTCATTTAACGCTAGAAGAAGTTAATGAGAAATCAATTCAAAATAAAAACACTATTTACGTTGCTAAGGCGCTTTTAAAATTTCCGTTAATTTTAAGAAAATGGCAAAATGGCGACTATTTTTATCCTTCAGGAATGAAAGGAAAAAAGAAGTTAAGTAAGTATTTTAAAGATGAAAAATTATCACTCTTAGAAAAAAATAATATTTGGTTATTGTGTAATAATACTGGAGATATTATTTGGATTATCGACAAAAGGCAAGACAACAGATTTGGAGTTGACACAAACGCTGAAATTATAAAAATCTGTATCAAAGATAATTGA
- a CDS encoding serine hydrolase has protein sequence MVFPKKTYTSLLIGFLCISNFTTAQNSKHQKISFGNPSEVDMDSLYIHTKADSIINYGIQKEAFPGAQILVIKNHKIIFNKAYGFHTYDSIQKVSLEDIYDLASVTKIIGPLPALMKLHSEGKLDLDSPFSNYWKPWKRRKDKKHLTVRAVLAHQAGLSPYIIFLNEVLKENGKIKKRFVKNEPNKRFKNEAYEGLFVKNRFKNKMFRQINRSKVSDEKKYKYSGLSFLIYPELISQITKKKYTDYLQENFFSPLETGTLGYRPKTKNFKNLIVPTERDSIFRKGLTKNWVHDENAALLGGISGNAGLFGTSLDLAKIMQMYNNYGVYDGKRYLAESTVREFTKIQYPENENRRGLGFDKPLINNATLSIEEAYPAPEVSAESFGHSGFTGTFVWADPINNLVFIFLSNRVYPSRTHRNIYNLNIRPKLQQVFYKAIKNKK, from the coding sequence ATGGTATTTCCTAAAAAAACATATACTTCTCTTTTAATTGGGTTTTTATGTATTTCAAATTTTACAACTGCTCAAAATAGTAAGCATCAAAAAATATCTTTTGGAAATCCTTCTGAAGTTGATATGGATTCTCTTTACATTCACACAAAAGCAGATTCAATTATAAATTACGGCATACAAAAGGAAGCTTTTCCTGGAGCTCAAATTTTAGTTATAAAAAATCATAAAATTATTTTTAACAAAGCGTACGGTTTTCATACATATGACAGCATTCAGAAAGTTAGTTTAGAAGACATATATGACTTGGCTTCTGTTACAAAAATTATTGGTCCTTTGCCTGCATTAATGAAATTGCATAGCGAAGGAAAACTAGATCTAGACAGTCCGTTTAGTAATTACTGGAAACCTTGGAAAAGACGAAAAGACAAGAAACACCTTACTGTTAGAGCAGTATTAGCGCACCAAGCAGGTTTAAGTCCGTATATTATATTTTTAAATGAAGTTTTAAAAGAGAACGGAAAAATAAAAAAAAGGTTTGTAAAAAATGAACCGAATAAAAGGTTTAAAAACGAAGCGTACGAAGGTCTTTTTGTAAAAAACAGATTTAAGAATAAAATGTTTCGTCAAATTAACAGATCTAAAGTTTCTGATGAAAAGAAGTACAAATATTCTGGTTTGAGTTTTTTAATCTATCCTGAATTGATTTCACAAATCACCAAAAAAAAATATACAGATTATCTACAAGAAAACTTTTTTTCACCTTTAGAAACAGGCACTTTAGGTTATAGGCCAAAAACCAAAAATTTCAAAAACTTAATTGTTCCCACAGAAAGAGATTCGATTTTTAGAAAAGGACTTACAAAAAACTGGGTTCATGATGAAAATGCTGCGCTTTTAGGCGGAATTTCTGGTAACGCAGGTTTGTTTGGTACTTCTTTAGATTTAGCAAAAATTATGCAGATGTATAATAATTACGGTGTTTACGACGGTAAAAGATACCTTGCAGAAAGTACGGTAAGAGAATTTACTAAAATTCAATACCCAGAAAACGAAAATAGAAGAGGTCTTGGTTTCGACAAACCTTTAATAAATAACGCAACATTGTCTATAGAAGAAGCATATCCTGCGCCAGAAGTTAGTGCAGAAAGTTTTGGTCATAGTGGTTTTACAGGAACATTTGTTTGGGCAGATCCTATAAACAATTTGGTTTTTATATTTTTATCTAACAGAGTATACCCAAGTAGAACACACAGAAATATCTACAATTTAAATATTAGACCAAAACTTCAGCAAGTCTTCTATAAAGCAATCAAAAATAAAAAATAA
- a CDS encoding anthranilate synthase component I family protein, whose translation MTQRTTRTFSVENIKDFKQNLLSWSQQFETALWLDSNNYEQQYSNFDSALAVEEFTAIKTDYTNAFDKLKEYQTITKDYIFGYISYDVKNDVERLSSNNFDGLDFADLYFFQPQKLIFIRGKNIEFQYLKMVDDEIKNDFEEISNMSLQSKSRGVDSFELDSEKADIKIKLRIHKDEYHQKVTKVLEHIKRGDIYEANFCQEFYAENATIHPLEVYRHLNEISEPPFASFLKMDHQYALCASPERYLKKEGAKIISQPIKGTAKRLISAIDDAKIASDLSRDIKERAENVMIVDLVRNDLSKTAKMGSVKVEELCKIYSFKQVHQMISTVVSEIDMNMHPLETLRSTFPMGSMTGAPKISAMKIIEELEETKRGLYSGTIGYFTPENDFDFNVVIRSILYNEEKKYISFSVGGAITAKSVVEKEYEECLLKAKAMKYVLLSSK comes from the coding sequence ATGACTCAAAGAACTACCCGTACTTTTTCTGTAGAAAACATTAAAGACTTTAAGCAAAACTTATTGTCTTGGTCGCAACAATTTGAAACAGCACTTTGGTTAGATTCAAACAATTACGAGCAGCAATATTCTAATTTCGATAGCGCTTTGGCTGTTGAAGAGTTTACAGCTATCAAAACAGATTACACCAATGCTTTTGATAAACTAAAAGAATACCAAACCATCACAAAAGATTATATTTTTGGGTATATTTCTTATGATGTTAAAAATGATGTAGAACGTCTTTCTTCTAATAATTTTGATGGTTTAGATTTTGCTGATTTGTATTTTTTTCAACCACAAAAGTTAATTTTTATCCGAGGAAAAAATATCGAATTTCAATATTTAAAAATGGTCGATGATGAGATAAAAAATGATTTTGAAGAGATTTCTAATATGTCTCTTCAATCAAAGTCAAGAGGTGTCGACTCCTTTGAACTAGACAGCGAAAAAGCAGATATTAAAATAAAGCTTAGAATTCACAAAGACGAATACCATCAAAAAGTTACAAAAGTTTTAGAGCATATTAAAAGAGGCGATATTTACGAAGCTAATTTTTGTCAGGAATTTTATGCTGAAAACGCAACCATACATCCTCTTGAAGTGTACAGACATTTAAATGAGATTTCTGAACCGCCTTTTGCTTCATTTCTAAAAATGGACCATCAATATGCTTTGTGTGCTTCACCAGAAAGATATCTAAAAAAGGAAGGTGCTAAAATTATTTCTCAACCTATTAAAGGAACTGCAAAAAGATTGATAAGTGCAATTGATGACGCCAAAATTGCATCCGATTTATCGAGAGACATCAAAGAACGCGCAGAAAATGTAATGATTGTAGATTTGGTAAGAAACGACTTATCTAAAACTGCAAAAATGGGTTCTGTAAAAGTTGAAGAATTGTGTAAAATCTATTCTTTTAAACAAGTGCATCAGATGATTTCTACCGTGGTTTCAGAAATTGACATGAATATGCACCCTTTAGAAACACTAAGAAGTACTTTTCCTATGGGAAGTATGACGGGCGCTCCGAAAATTTCTGCTATGAAAATTATTGAAGAACTAGAAGAAACAAAACGAGGTTTGTATTCTGGTACTATTGGTTATTTTACACCAGAAAATGATTTCGATTTTAATGTAGTTATTAGAAGTATTCTTTATAATGAAGAAAAAAAATATATTTCGTTTTCTGTTGGTGGCGCAATTACAGCAAAATCTGTGGTAGAAAAGGAGTATGAAGAATGCTTGTTAAAAGCAAAAGCGATGAAATACGTTTTATTGAGTTCTAAATAA